The Microbacterium sp. SORGH_AS_0428 genome contains the following window.
CGCACTCGTGCTGGCGATGACGCGCGAGCACCGCCGCGCGGTCGTCGAGCTCGCTCCCTCCGCGACGCGCCGCACCTTCACGGTGCGCGAGCTCGCCCGCCTGGCCGCGCACGTGCCGGACGACGATGCCCGCTCGGTGGCCGACGCAGCGGGATCCGATCCGCGCGCGCGGCTGGACGCGTTGCTCGCCCACCTCGTCGCAGTGCGCGGCGAGATCGAGGCCCCGGCCGATCCCTCGCTCGACGACGTCGTGGACCCCTACCGCCGAGAGTGGCAGGTGTACGAGCAGATGGCGTCCGAGCTGATGCCCGCTCTGGGCGAGACGGTACGACTGCTCGCCATGGCCGTGCGAACGTGACGGATCATTAGAGTTTTCAACCGTTTGCGTCAAGAGGTCTGCACCGACTCCCAGAGTTCTGCCAGAGTGGTGCGGTCAACCCGTCTCGAGCAAAAGGACTCCTCATGACTCAGCAGCCCGCTCCCGGCGTCGACTACC
Protein-coding sequences here:
- a CDS encoding low molecular weight phosphatase family protein, whose protein sequence is MLEVLTVCTGNICRSPFAEVILRDELGRTGITAASAGVKALVDQPMTPEAAALAHAYGVPEDLIDAHRARWLNESHLRTPALVLAMTREHRRAVVELAPSATRRTFTVRELARLAAHVPDDDARSVADAAGSDPRARLDALLAHLVAVRGEIEAPADPSLDDVVDPYRREWQVYEQMASELMPALGETVRLLAMAVRT